One genomic window of Megachile rotundata isolate GNS110a chromosome 12, iyMegRotu1, whole genome shotgun sequence includes the following:
- the LOC100878100 gene encoding uncharacterized protein LOC100878100 isoform X1 codes for MSDKKNKSYVRTKYRVQKKNTEHANFKMPSNKNVDEYLHGSQNFCLRWSPGSTDSNIQNVVTPSENDIIVISDSSCKSTSPSPTCNSKSSSTLKTQSNRSKNVYILDSSDSDIEAEKDDKFFQAWRKNKNINFINHNRERRDIKKSTAQYTSDESSPNSPKHCKRFVRHINESSSSDSVSEHTAKNISKSNVQIHNNVANKVTSSSDYTSCRSNPINVECKIQPTKNLLIKNKKNVTRRDFQSIIKNIKSTKMVYESPKTIRRDNVTSDEDINDIHPAISTDRKETNNKIIDETPVDSESDIVQSSQVNSANVYKTPINRILCKPHENKGEGMTCSELSERKKKQISQWLMTTSPNSQSDTSLSMVPATNKDDVSSGNSSLERLEMNYETPNNRGKIHRTPKNENGITNSDSTKRTNSVTLRQTTLKECIQSKNDTPKPCTLKNNAANTPQNLVITDCQDILDKLYGKSWRDKAHILFTNSEQRKPVIPTRNRAVQTERKPKNKGRCHVTDSEDDDSNTSLQDLKLQKRLPKKNVRKTTKQDSFINDQSSSGSESESLYYTALTNPKLSVNSTQKNKNLKGLQKVLRVCDTDTEDEDKESDNNEYDAARKKLSFDNDEIEDSSTSEFDPGDEIPPKSTTKKELTKIPREIPKATNKNKPTSNNQKYNSFLSSLSENVPITCAHPDARKYRLNYKNTKEDLCNYLYKLYNEKVFDKKLPEDMTIEWNVRMRGTAGFCYNKKSIKTLGGVVKSSRIVLATKILDTPDRLRDTLIHEMCHAAAWLINDVSDGHGPFWTGWANKAMKTFPELPPIRRCHDYKIKTKFTYRCVNCGYSIGRHSKSLDTEKKRCGHCFGKFELLVNKTTKSGTVQVQTPSREPSGFALYVKENYNTVKKERNIRHAEIMKILGQQFSAIKIATKQKNFENEEDNSVLNKQ; via the exons ATGTCTGATAAAA AAAATAAATCATACGTAAGGACAAAGTATAGAGTTCAAAAAAAGAATACTGAgcatgcaaattttaaaatgccttcaaataaaaatgtagatGAATATTTACATGGATCACAAAACTTTTGTTTGAGATGGTCCCCAGGTTCTACTGACAGCAATATACAAAATGTTGTAACTCCTAGTGAAAATGACATAATAGTTATAAGTGACTCTAGTTGTAAGTCTACTTCTCCTAGTCCAACTTGTAACTCTAAATCAAGTTCTACGTTAAAAACACAATCTAATAGAAGTAAGAATGTATATATTTTGGATTCTTCTGATTCTGATATTGAGGCTGAGAAGGATGACAAATTTTTTCAAGCAtggagaaaaaataaaaacataaattttattaatcataatAGGGAAAGAAGAGATATTAAAAAAAGTACTGCACAATATACTTCTGACGAGTCTTCTCCCAATAGTCCCAAACATTGCAAAAGATTTGTTAGACATATTAATGAATCGAGTTCTTCAGACTCTGTTTCAGAACATACtgctaaaaatatttcaaaatcaaatgttcaaattcataACAATGTAGCAAATAAAGTAACTTCATCGTCAGATTATACTAGTTGTAGAAGTAATCCAATAAATGTTGAATGTAAGATTCAAccaactaaaaatttattaattaagaataagaaaaatgttacaCGAAGAGACTTCcaaagtataattaaaaacataaaatctACAAAAATGGTGTATGAGTCACCAAAAACTATCAGAAGAGATAATGTCACATCAGATGAAGACATAAATGATATACATCCTGCTATTTCTACAGACAGGaaagaaacaaataataaaattattgacgAAACTCCAGTAGATTCTGAGAGTGATATTGTTCAAAGTTCTCAAGTAAATTCAGCAAATGTTTATAAAACTCCAATAAACCGAATTTTGTGTAAACCACATGAAAATAAAGGTGAAGGAATGACATGTTCTGAATTATCAGAACGAAAGAAGAAGCAGATTTCACAGTGGCTTATGACAACTTCACCTAACTCACAAAGCGATACCTCGCTTAGTATGGTGCCTGCAACTAACAAAGATGACGTAAGTTCTGGGAATAGTAGTTTAGAAAGACTAGAAATGAATTATGAAACTCCAAATAATAGGGGAAAAATACATCGTACTCCTAAGAATGAAAATGGAATAACAAATTCAGATTCTACTAAACGAACTAATTCTGTAACATTAAGACAAACTACATTGAAGGAATGTATACAATCAAAAAATGATACTCCAAAACcctgtacattaaaaaataatgctGCAAACACACCACAAAATCTAGTCATTACAGATTGTCAGGACATATTAGATAAGTTGTATGGTAAATCTTGGCGTGATAAAGCTCATATCttatttacaaattctgaaCAACGAAAGCCTGTAATACCTACAAGGAACAGAGCAGTTCAGACTGAAAG gaaaccaaaaaataaaggaAGGTGTCATGTAACGGATTCAGAAGATGATGATTCTAACACAT CCTTACAGGATCTGAAATTACAAAAACGATTGCCAAAAAAGAATGTGCGAAAAACTACTAAACAAGACAGTTTTATTAATGATCAATCATCATCAGGAAGTGAAAGTGAAAGTTTGTATTACACTGCATTGACAAATCCAAAATTATCAGTAAACAGTACACAAAAGAACAAAAATCTTAAAGGTCTACAAAA agtTCTTAGAGTGTGTGATACGGATACCGAGGACGAAGATAAAGAAAGTGATAATAACGAATACGATGCAGCAAGAAAGAAACTATCATTTGACAATGATGAAATTGAGGATTCAAGTACTAGCGAATTCGATCCTGGTGATGAGATACCACCGAAATCTACAACTAAGAAAG AGCTTACTAAAATTCCACGGGAAATACCTAAAGCgactaataaaaataaaccaaCATCAAATAATCAAAAGTATAACAGTTTTCTATCATCTTTATCGGAAAATGTACCTATTACTTGTGCACATCCGGATGCTAGAAAGTATagattgaattataaaaatactaaagAAGATCTGTGTaactatttatataaattgtataacgAAAAAGTATTTGATAAAAAACTACCAGAAGACATGACAATAGAATGGAATGTACGTATGAGAGGAACTGCTGGTTTCTGTTACAACAAGAAATCTATAAAGACACTTGGAGGTGTTGTAAAATCTTCAAGAATAGTTTTAGCAACAAAG ATTCTAGATACTCCAGACAGACTTAGAGACACTTTAATTCATGAAATGTGCCATGCAGCTGCTTGGTTAATAAATGATGTTTCTGATGGGCATGGACCATTTTGGACAGGATG GGCTAACAAAGCTATGAAAACATTTCCTGAATTGCCACCAATCAGGAGATGTcatgattataaaattaaaacaaaatttacatACAGATGTGTGAACTGTGGGTACAG CATTGGCAGACATTCTAAGTCTTTGGATACAGAAAAGAAACGGTGTGGTCACTGCTTTGGAAAGTTTGAATTATTAGTAAATAAAACAACAAAGTCAGGAACTGTACAAGTACAGACACCTTCAAGAGAGCCGTCAGGATTTGCGCTTTACGTAAAAGAAAATTACAATACTGTAAAGAAAGAACGTAACATAAGACATgctgaaattatgaaaattttaggtCAGCAATTTTCAGCAATTAAAATTGCAACTaaacagaaaaattttgaaaatgaagaagATAATTCTGTCCTGAATAAGCAATAG
- the LOC100878100 gene encoding uncharacterized protein LOC100878100 isoform X2 yields the protein MSDKKNKSYVRTKYRVQKKNTEHANFKMPSNKNVDEYLHGSQNFCLRWSPGSTDSNIQNVVTPSENDIIVISDSSCKSTSPSPTCNSKSSSTLKTQSNRSKNVYILDSSDSDIEAEKDDKFFQAWRKNKNINFINHNRERRDIKKSTAQYTSDESSPNSPKHCKRFVRHINESSSSDSVSEHTAKNISKSNVQIHNNVANKVTSSSDYTSCRSNPINVECKIQPTKNLLIKNKKNVTRRDFQSIIKNIKSTKMVYESPKTIRRDNVTSDEDINDIHPAISTDRKETNNKIIDETPVDSESDIVQSSQVNSANVYKTPINRILCKPHENKGEGMTCSELSERKKKQISQWLMTTSPNSQSDTSLSMVPATNKDDVSSGNSSLERLEMNYETPNNRGKIHRTPKNENGITNSDSTKRTNSVTLRQTTLKECIQSKNDTPKPCTLKNNAANTPQNLVITDCQDILDKLYGKSWRDKAHILFTNSEQRKPVIPTRNRAVQTERKPKNKGRCHVTDSEDDDSNTSLQDLKLQKRLPKKNVRKTTKQDSFINDQSSSGSESESLYYTALTNPKLSVNSTQKNKNLKGLQKVLRVCDTDTEDEDKESDNNEYDAARKKLSFDNDEIEDSSTSEFDPGDEIPPKSTTKKELTKIPREIPKATNKNKPTSNNQKYNSFLSSLSENVPITCAHPDARKYRLNYKNTKEDLCNYLYKLYNEKVFDKKLPEDMTIEWNVRMRGTAGFCYNKKSIKTLGGVVKSSRIVLATKILDTPDRLRDTLIHEMCHAAAWLINDVSDGHGPFWTGWANKAMKTFPELPPIRRCHDYKIKTKFTYRCVNCGYSIGRHSKSLDTEKKRCGHCFGKFELLVNKTTKSGTVQVQTPSREPSGFALYVSNFQQLKLQLNRKILKMKKIILS from the exons ATGTCTGATAAAA AAAATAAATCATACGTAAGGACAAAGTATAGAGTTCAAAAAAAGAATACTGAgcatgcaaattttaaaatgccttcaaataaaaatgtagatGAATATTTACATGGATCACAAAACTTTTGTTTGAGATGGTCCCCAGGTTCTACTGACAGCAATATACAAAATGTTGTAACTCCTAGTGAAAATGACATAATAGTTATAAGTGACTCTAGTTGTAAGTCTACTTCTCCTAGTCCAACTTGTAACTCTAAATCAAGTTCTACGTTAAAAACACAATCTAATAGAAGTAAGAATGTATATATTTTGGATTCTTCTGATTCTGATATTGAGGCTGAGAAGGATGACAAATTTTTTCAAGCAtggagaaaaaataaaaacataaattttattaatcataatAGGGAAAGAAGAGATATTAAAAAAAGTACTGCACAATATACTTCTGACGAGTCTTCTCCCAATAGTCCCAAACATTGCAAAAGATTTGTTAGACATATTAATGAATCGAGTTCTTCAGACTCTGTTTCAGAACATACtgctaaaaatatttcaaaatcaaatgttcaaattcataACAATGTAGCAAATAAAGTAACTTCATCGTCAGATTATACTAGTTGTAGAAGTAATCCAATAAATGTTGAATGTAAGATTCAAccaactaaaaatttattaattaagaataagaaaaatgttacaCGAAGAGACTTCcaaagtataattaaaaacataaaatctACAAAAATGGTGTATGAGTCACCAAAAACTATCAGAAGAGATAATGTCACATCAGATGAAGACATAAATGATATACATCCTGCTATTTCTACAGACAGGaaagaaacaaataataaaattattgacgAAACTCCAGTAGATTCTGAGAGTGATATTGTTCAAAGTTCTCAAGTAAATTCAGCAAATGTTTATAAAACTCCAATAAACCGAATTTTGTGTAAACCACATGAAAATAAAGGTGAAGGAATGACATGTTCTGAATTATCAGAACGAAAGAAGAAGCAGATTTCACAGTGGCTTATGACAACTTCACCTAACTCACAAAGCGATACCTCGCTTAGTATGGTGCCTGCAACTAACAAAGATGACGTAAGTTCTGGGAATAGTAGTTTAGAAAGACTAGAAATGAATTATGAAACTCCAAATAATAGGGGAAAAATACATCGTACTCCTAAGAATGAAAATGGAATAACAAATTCAGATTCTACTAAACGAACTAATTCTGTAACATTAAGACAAACTACATTGAAGGAATGTATACAATCAAAAAATGATACTCCAAAACcctgtacattaaaaaataatgctGCAAACACACCACAAAATCTAGTCATTACAGATTGTCAGGACATATTAGATAAGTTGTATGGTAAATCTTGGCGTGATAAAGCTCATATCttatttacaaattctgaaCAACGAAAGCCTGTAATACCTACAAGGAACAGAGCAGTTCAGACTGAAAG gaaaccaaaaaataaaggaAGGTGTCATGTAACGGATTCAGAAGATGATGATTCTAACACAT CCTTACAGGATCTGAAATTACAAAAACGATTGCCAAAAAAGAATGTGCGAAAAACTACTAAACAAGACAGTTTTATTAATGATCAATCATCATCAGGAAGTGAAAGTGAAAGTTTGTATTACACTGCATTGACAAATCCAAAATTATCAGTAAACAGTACACAAAAGAACAAAAATCTTAAAGGTCTACAAAA agtTCTTAGAGTGTGTGATACGGATACCGAGGACGAAGATAAAGAAAGTGATAATAACGAATACGATGCAGCAAGAAAGAAACTATCATTTGACAATGATGAAATTGAGGATTCAAGTACTAGCGAATTCGATCCTGGTGATGAGATACCACCGAAATCTACAACTAAGAAAG AGCTTACTAAAATTCCACGGGAAATACCTAAAGCgactaataaaaataaaccaaCATCAAATAATCAAAAGTATAACAGTTTTCTATCATCTTTATCGGAAAATGTACCTATTACTTGTGCACATCCGGATGCTAGAAAGTATagattgaattataaaaatactaaagAAGATCTGTGTaactatttatataaattgtataacgAAAAAGTATTTGATAAAAAACTACCAGAAGACATGACAATAGAATGGAATGTACGTATGAGAGGAACTGCTGGTTTCTGTTACAACAAGAAATCTATAAAGACACTTGGAGGTGTTGTAAAATCTTCAAGAATAGTTTTAGCAACAAAG ATTCTAGATACTCCAGACAGACTTAGAGACACTTTAATTCATGAAATGTGCCATGCAGCTGCTTGGTTAATAAATGATGTTTCTGATGGGCATGGACCATTTTGGACAGGATG GGCTAACAAAGCTATGAAAACATTTCCTGAATTGCCACCAATCAGGAGATGTcatgattataaaattaaaacaaaatttacatACAGATGTGTGAACTGTGGGTACAG CATTGGCAGACATTCTAAGTCTTTGGATACAGAAAAGAAACGGTGTGGTCACTGCTTTGGAAAGTTTGAATTATTAGTAAATAAAACAACAAAGTCAGGAACTGTACAAGTACAGACACCTTCAAGAGAGCCGTCAGGATTTGCGCTTTAC gtCAGCAATTTTCAGCAATTAAAATTGCAACTaaacagaaaaattttgaaaatgaagaagATAATTCTGTCCTGA